From Quercus robur chromosome 8, dhQueRobu3.1, whole genome shotgun sequence:
CTTCAATAGAAAGcttaaaccctaattcaattccCAACTACTCATAGCTCTCTGTTAAACCCTCAGCAATGTCACTTTTCCGAAAACTCCCACACAAACCCCATAATTCCCTCTCTATCCTCTCCATCACCAACCGATTCTTCAAAACCTTAAACCCTGAGCCATTTCCTGATGTACCCACATCGGCCTATTACGACGACCTCGTCATCTCCGCTGGCCGTGACAGAGACTTCGACACGCTCCGCCACCTCCTCAACAAGCGCGTGAAGGACGGTTGCTTCAACACCACCAACACCTTCAAGTTCATCACCAACAATGACGTGCCCGCTCTGTCCGTACTGCTCGACGAGCTCACAACAAACACACTCGCTCGCCTCGACAAGGGTTTCGCGCGGAAGAGCGCGTACGATTCACTCGTCGCGCGTCTTTGCAAGCTGAATCAGATCGACGGGGCGCTGCGCGTGATCGAGACGATGGCGAGTGGGGAGTACGGTTTGAACGCGTGTACTTTTCACCCCGTTCTCAACGTTCTGACGAAGAAGAAGGAAATGGAACGCGCGTGGCGCGTGGTGGAGATGATGAGAGAGTTTCAGATCCCGCCAGATCTGACGGCTTATAATTACTTTCTGATGGCTTATTGTTTCAACGGCGATGTGAATTCGGCGGCTGATTTGCTGACTAAAATGGTTCAGGATGGAGTTAGTGCGGACACGCGCACGTACGACGCGCTGGTTTTGGGCGCGTGTAAGGCGGGAAAGGTTGAAGGGGCTTTGGTGATACTGAGAAGCATGGTTGATGATGGAGTGCCGATGCTATTGTCTACACACATGTATGTGATAAGAGCTCTGTTGGGTATGGGCTATAATGCACAGGCTGTGAAGTTTGTGAGATGTTTTGCTGGAAAGGACACGTGGCTTGACAAGAATAACTTTGGGTGTTTGGCTAGCAGGTTCATCGAGTTGCAGAGGTTTGATGAGGCTAAGTTGGTGGTGGAGGAAATGAAGAAAAGGGATTTGGAGATGGGTGAAAAATTGAAGGATTTTTACCAAATTAATTGTAaagatcaaaattttaaaataaataaataattaatttgactTGTTAGAAGTTAATCTTAATATCTGCTTGGATACAGTTGTTCCCACGtttgcggtttttttttttttttctttgaagcaCGTTTATGATTTTTAGTGGttgatttttgtggttgtggtggtttTCTAGTAGGTCCTGTGCATTATTCACGGATccacaaaccttttttttaaacataatttttattaaaaataggtcttacaatattatttacacatttaaaaattattttgttacaatattttcaatttttagttttcagtaaaataaacggtatccaaacaaacccttaatttcaaaaatatatattgatttgtaatctgttaaaatatataagtaaTTAATTTGACTTATTAGTATTTCTCAATAATGAGACTCGTGACCAGCCCCAGTGGTTGGTTGGTACTAGATTTTCTTATGAATTTGAAGGTGCTAATTTTATTGGTTTGTCTAAGAGGAAAGAAGGAAGAGTTGGCCAATATATTGCTTGGTGTTAGAACattactactattattattattatttctactATAAGGACATATCTTGTTTTTAGAAATTCCTTCTTATCTTTTAGTTTGTCtcttagagcatttgcagcagtggaggTATAATGCTATAATGCTATATTTTAGCTCCTCAAACCCCAAAATCATactcacagcagtggagctaaatctataatttttagctacattgctacagtgcacatctatcaatagatgtgcactgttcatgagagttaaaaaaaaaaaaattttattttattgaatttctctctcctcttccattaaaaaaaaaatttctctttctttctttattactctctctccggcttctcttctttcttcctctttccttctcattttttttttctccctcatcTACTCTCTGCTGCCCGTGCCTCTCTACACAAACACAAGCCCCTGCCCAACGCCAACCAAAACCCCAGCCCAGTGCCGACCGAAGCCCCAGCCTAGCGCCGGCGTTCTCCACAACTCCACCCCCTCTCTCTTTGCTATCTCATGCCCAACGCCGACGTGGGTCTTTATCttgcattttctctctctagatCTCCACCTCAAAGGCCGAACCTCTAAGCTCCACCCTCTCTCTGCCATCTCATGCCCAGCGCcaatgtgggtttgtgtttgtgtttt
This genomic window contains:
- the LOC126697758 gene encoding pentatricopeptide repeat-containing protein At3g56030, mitochondrial-like translates to MSLFRKLPHKPHNSLSILSITNRFFKTLNPEPFPDVPTSAYYDDLVISAGRDRDFDTLRHLLNKRVKDGCFNTTNTFKFITNNDVPALSVLLDELTTNTLARLDKGFARKSAYDSLVARLCKLNQIDGALRVIETMASGEYGLNACTFHPVLNVLTKKKEMERAWRVVEMMREFQIPPDLTAYNYFLMAYCFNGDVNSAADLLTKMVQDGVSADTRTYDALVLGACKAGKVEGALVILRSMVDDGVPMLLSTHMYVIRALLGMGYNAQAVKFVRCFAGKDTWLDKNNFGCLASRFIELQRFDEAKLVVEEMKKRDLEMGEKLKDFYQINCKDQNFKINK